A region from the Lolium perenne isolate Kyuss_39 chromosome 4, Kyuss_2.0, whole genome shotgun sequence genome encodes:
- the LOC127319674 gene encoding probable aquaporin PIP2-8 has protein sequence MAPSSMLPDHAIGNGNTAIANKDYRDPPPAPLLDAGELGKWSLYRAVIAEFTTTLLFIYVTVATVIGHKRQSEGAICGGAGILGIAWSFGGMIFILVYCTAGISGGHINPAVTFGLLLARKVSLPRALLYMVAQCLGAVCGAGLVKSVHGSQYARYGGGANELAPGYSKGAGLTAEIVGTFVLVYTVFSATDPKRKARDSHVPVLAPLPIGFAVLMVHLATIPITGTGINPARSFGPAVVYNSKKAWDDQWIFWVGPFVGATIAMVYHQYIIRGGAGKALASFRSNYTAYA, from the coding sequence ATGGCGCCCAGCAGCATGCTGCCGGATCATGCAATCGGCAACGGCAACACTGCCATCGCCAACAAGGACTATCGCGACCCACCTCCTGCGCCGCTACTGGACGCCGGCGAGCTGGGAAAGTGGTCCCTCTACCGTGCCGTCATCGCCGAGTTCACCACCACGCTCCTCTTCATCTACGTCACCGTGGCCACCGTCATCGGCCACAAACGCCAGTCCGAGGGCGCCATCTGTGGCGGCGCAGGGATCCTCGGCATCGCCTGGTCCTTCGGCGGCATGATCTTCATCCTCGTCTACTGCACTGCCGGCATCTCCGGCGGCCACATCAACCCTGCCGTCACCTTCGGCCTCCTCCTTGCGCGCAAGGTCTCGCTTCCCAGAGCACTTCTCTACATGGTAGCGCAGTGCCTCGGCGCGGTGTGCGGCGCCGGACTCGTCAAGTCCGTACACGGCTCGCAGTACGCACGCTATGGCGGCGGCGCCAACGAGCTGGCCCCGGGGTACTCCAAGGGGGCCGGGCTAACCGCCGAGATCGTCGGCACCTTCGTGCTGGTGTACACTGTGTTCTCCGCCACCGACCCGAAGCGCAAGGCTAGGGACTCTCATGTGCCCGTGCTGGCGCCGCTGCCCATTGGGTTCGCGGTGCTCATGGTACACCTTGCCACGATCCCCATCACCGGCACTGGCATCAACCCCGCCAGAAGTTTCGGGCCCGCCGTCGTGTACAACAGCAAGAAGGCGTGGGATGACCAGTGGATCTTCTGGGTGGGGCCCTTCGTCGGAGCCACCATAGCTATGGTGTACCACCAGTATATCATCAGGGGCGGAGCTGGCAAAGCACTCGCCTCCTTCCGCTCCAACTACACCGCCTACGCCTAA